One genomic window of Medicago truncatula cultivar Jemalong A17 chromosome 1, MtrunA17r5.0-ANR, whole genome shotgun sequence includes the following:
- the LOC11419176 gene encoding probable carbohydrate esterase At4g34215 gives MELMFIIWSMFLCVLVVTPHCGKATKDIFILAGQSNMAGRGGVLNGKWDGNIPPECKPNPSILKLNTKLKWEEAHEPLHADIDVGKTCGIGPGLAFANEVVRMSGGECVVGLVPCAVGGTRIEEWRNGSHLYNELVRRSIESVKDGDGVIRAVLWYQGESDTVREEDAERYKYRMENLIENLRLDLQLPSLLVIQVALASGEGKFIEKVRHAQLGIKLPNVKCVDAKGLHLKTDKLHLTTMSEVHLGIKLAHAYFASNNHHFNYTQVS, from the exons ATGGAGCTAATGTTTATTATATGGTCAATGTTTTTATGTGTTTTGGTTGTAACACCCCATTGTGGCAAAGCAACTAAAGACATTTTCATATTGGCAGGACAAAGCAACATGGCTGGTCGAGGAGGTGTTTTAAATGGAAAATGGGATGGTAATATCCCACCGGAATGCAAACCAAACCCATCAATTTTAAAGCTAAATACAAAACTCAAATGGGAGGAAGCTCATGAGCCTCTTCATGCAGATATAGATGTAGGAAAAACTTGTGGTATTGGTCCCGGGCTTGCTTTTGCAAATGAAGTTGTTAGAATGAGTGGTGGTGAATGTGTTGTGGGTCTTGTTCCTTGTGCAGTTGGTGGGACGAGAATTGAAGAGTGGAGAAATGGATCACATTTGTATAATGAATTGGTGAGAAGATCTATTGAATCGGTTAAGGATGGTGATGGTGTAATTAGAGCAGTTTTATGGTATCAAGGTGAGAGTGATACTGTAAGAGAAGAAGATGCTGAAAGGTATAAATATAGAATGGAGAATTTAATTGAGAATCTTAGGTTAGATCTTCAACTTCCATCTCTTCTTGTTATTCAG GTAGCACTTGCATCAGGGGAAGGCAAGTTTATTGAGAAAGTGAGACATGCTCAATTGGGTATCAAACTTCCAAATGTCAAATGTGTTGATGCCAAGGGATTGCATCTCAAGACAGATAAACTTCACCTTACCACAATGTCTGAGGTTCATTTGGGCATCAAGTTAGCACATGCCTATTTCGCTTCCAACAACCATCATTTTAATTATACACAAGTTAGCTAG